Genomic DNA from Cloeon dipterum chromosome 3, ieCloDipt1.1, whole genome shotgun sequence:
GGCACAAAAAATACTTGGTCGAATGTTTCGGAAACTATGTTAAGTGATTTCCATTAACTAGAAGATTTTTCCGTAACAGCAATAATGGCAtaatattagtttaaaaatcagaaccctcttaattaaattaacgccAAAAAAGTTtacaacaaacaaattttcaaggcAGCTGGAATATGAAATTaggaatttcttaaataattttaaaaccgttaaaattaactaaaatatatgGTTGAATAtcttttccaaaatatttacaattgaATTTCTAGACCAAAGGATTTATTCTCACCAATATAAGAACTACTGAAATATTGTTCAATTTACTTTTTGCAGAGAAAAGAGGCATTCATcgtaattcattttcatttacgcaataaataattaagtaaatatttcaactactgttgaatattttttaaatcatttaactttttcaaaattgttcaaaataagttaaatgggtctgttttaatatttttcaaaaccataaattaaataaaactattaaaaattttgaaacatcaATAATTTCCACCAGGAAAAATTGTTGAGAACCTTGTTCTAAGGGAAAAGGAATGACCATGAGAattggtaaattatttaaaggatttttcggcagaaaatattaatcaagtTAGAAATACcttttacaaattgaaataaatgtatttttatctgtGAGCGCGATAATTATGAGGAcgaaaaaaagattttcttacaactataaaaaattacaaaaaatcatttttctagcATTTGATTGGTGTTCATTAAATACATTAACTTAAATatatgattgaaaatatttaaaacctaTTAATATGCTTAGGCTGCATCCATTCATAAgccaaaaatttcagctcGTTCAACATTGAGTTTTTATCCTTTTTGCAAGGCTACTATATGCAACTATTAATATATTcatattccatcaaacataatttatccatattatatttttgaaccgTTGGAAACCCACCTTCTGAGCTGCCTTGTTCCTGGCAGCCTGCTGCTGACTGGCGACGTCCGAGTAGCCATAGCCGAATCCGTAGCCACCGAAGGCCTTGGTGGTTAGGTTGTCCCACGACTTGGGCTTGTAGGGGCCGCCCGCGGGCGGGGTGCTGGGATGCTCGTGGTGCGGGCCGCGCTGGTTCGGCGACTTGTGCGGCTTCTTGAGCGAGGCGTTGGCCAGCTGTTGGTCCCAGTAGAGCGTGTCCGTGCTGACCGAGGTGGCGTATGAGGTGATGGTAGTGTCGTCGGCGCTGCTCAGCTCGCTGGACGCGCACGAGTGCAGGCTGCAGTGGCTGGCCGGCGCCACGCTGTACTTGCGCGCGGTGCACGCCTCCGACAGTGGCTGCCCGGGCACCGGCTGGGACGGCATGCTCACCGAGGTCGGCAGCGGCTTCTTTGGCACTGGATTGAACTGGGTCACCGACAGCACAGCGTGGCCCACCAGAGGCACTTTGTACAGTTTTTCTCTCCAGCCTGGAAAATTCAGTTAAGcaggacattttttaaaattgaaattacagagaaaaaatatctgaaaagGGCCTGAAATTTGTgctacatattattttttattaaacgtaAAAACCGCTAAGAAACGACTTGATTTCCTATTTTTGTGGATTaaacttcaattttgaatatttagttatttttatttttattggtcCAGGTTAGCTTGTAACGGAGCAGAAATAGAAGAACACTGTTGAACTTGTTCTGAAAAGCGAAAATAACTTCTTTGTTGACACCTAAGAGggcaaatcaaataaaaggccaatattttttcttaaaggaagctcaaattcgaaaattaaGGATTAAAAGTTATTGCCCTAcgtttgtattaattatttttttaaagagtccgataaaatcacaaatttgtGGTTTCTGGTTTATGCAAAACGTTGGAAATCAGATCTTGGCTTCTAAgcgtcagattttcaaaaaccgcaaACCTTGATTCTCATCTCGACCTCTCTCGGTAACTAAAGGGTTTATATAATTATGGCTTTGGGCATACCTCCAATCCCCTCATCAACCTTTTCGCGCACCccaaataattatgaaaaaattgagtttttgcaCCACATTAAGTGTGGCCAGAGAGTTCAATTCCACACATCTTGCATATtgcataaattcaaaattaattagattttctAAAGAATAGCTCTAGAAAATgctattcaattattttggtttcaaaaaatGCTCGTCAACTTCCAAATAACTCTAGCCAATCCATACAAAATTTTCGTTCTTCTGGTTTttcacacaattttaaattaaaaagtcttGCTTGCACCATTTTTATGGCATGCCCTTATTTTAGTAGCAATTAATATAGAATCTCAACCATATAAGTGTAAAGAATTCAAATTCAGAATATCCCTGGGAAAACGATGAAAATagaatgaatatattttaatggaaatttgattGCTAAATACCTTTTGAGTCTTTGGATTTAGGCGGCTTGGGCGGCTTCCCATGCTGTTGGCCATTTTCGTCCTTCTTGTTCTTCTTGGACTTCCTCTTTGAGCTGCCACTGTAGGAGACGCAGCGCGGGTCGCAACAGGGGCTGGTTAGGTCATACGTGTCGGTCGAGCAGTCTTTACTGTGCTTCACACAAGGGTTGCACGAGTTGTTCTTGGAACTGTTTGAGCCTCCGTCATCCTGCGCCTCGTTGTTCGAGTTCCTCCTTTCGGCGCCATCCAACACCTCTTGCGAACTACTTGCCGAGCCACTTAGCTGTCAAAgtgcgaatttttaattagagacCGACGCCTGCCGCGAATTAAATAACACCTCAAACGGATTTTCCACTCTGATTatttgatgaattattttctcattacCTGAGACGGGGGCTGCAGTTGGTAGTAAATGGGCTCTGGAAGGTGAGCCTGGTGCGGCGCAGGGACCAAGTAGAACCCTCCCGGCTGACGATAATACACTTCGTAGGCTGTGGTGGCTTGCACCCTGCCAGCAGGTTCCGTCACCACGACGCTGGTCATCGAGTTCGAGCTGGGCCAGTCGAGGTACTCGACGCTACCGCTGCAGCTGGCCGGAGGCACATATTTGGCCCGAGCTGGTAAGAGATATCGACAGCCGCCATCCATTGCATACTGAAACGAAcaatacaaatatttcttCTCTTTGCAAAAGTCAGATAACTAAAGCAGAGCACGTATTTCAAGCTACGAAAAATGGCTCTGTTGCACAAACGCTCTGCTCCTTGTCATGAAcacattcattcaaaaaaaaCTGTCATCCAACAACGCCCCTTATTGAATTTTCTCCTATCAGACTTTTCCAGTAGGATCCAGtggaatggaaaaataatcagaCCATCAGAGCGCGCTATGCgcttattattttctgatttatcGGAATGTCATTACCACAAATCAATACAATCTCGCTCGAGCAGATTGTGAATCAGCCAAGTCGAGTGGAATGTGATTTGAATATACGTACTTGATACTGAGCTGCTCTAGATAGGTCATCGGAGCTTTGCGTGGGCCAGGGGTCTGCGTGCAGCAGGGTGGTGGCCGCCCCCACGTGCGTGGCCGCTGAAGCTTTCTTCCTCGCCGGCAGACTGTGGCTCTTCCACTTGCCGGCCATCAGCTCGCGCTCCTTCAGAGTCAACCGCTCCAACTCAGCCGTCCGCTCGGTCAGCAACCTCTGCAGGGTGATGTACCGCATGTGCAGCTCAACCTGACGAGTTTCAGACATTTA
This window encodes:
- the LOC135939234 gene encoding uncharacterized protein LOC135939234 yields the protein MNSPKITDKICRSLSRKHHQSSTTSISRKGAGSDGDISSSQGSILERVKNDRVNPSRSEEERHHRRTIIVERKNGTFGFTLQSYGIHYKREQEVEVITYVDFVDYDGPAFRAGMREGDVILSINGVDMEKADHKTLVSFIKSCDLRMRMVVQFEDCVRKVELHMRYITLQRLLTERTAELERLTLKERELMAGKWKSHSLPARKKASAATHVGAATTLLHADPWPTQSSDDLSRAAQYQYAMDGGCRYLLPARAKYVPPASCSGSVEYLDWPSSNSMTSVVVTEPAGRVQATTAYEVYYRQPGGFYLVPAPHQAHLPEPIYYQLQPPSQLSGSASSSQEVLDGAERRNSNNEAQDDGGSNSSKNNSCNPCVKHSKDCSTDTYDLTSPCCDPRCVSYSGSSKRKSKKNKKDENGQQHGKPPKPPKSKDSKGWREKLYKVPLVGHAVLSVTQFNPVPKKPLPTSVSMPSQPVPGQPLSEACTARKYSVAPASHCSLHSCASSELSSADDTTITSYATSVSTDTLYWDQQLANASLKKPHKSPNQRGPHHEHPSTPPAGGPYKPKSWDNLTTKAFGGYGFGYGYSDVASQQQAARNKAAQKAAYKSALQQQYEQQQYNMLQRLQGTAYMVQQRPSTPSQAPGAKSTESLISVTSGGGTFESSLSCECLEAAAVGSPVQEHSHFISNAAQRKSIDSIFYNSQPVVGGTPPVLSRNSSVERTNEARTSLLVEKSEVTRL